DNA from Drosophila suzukii chromosome 2R, CBGP_Dsuzu_IsoJpt1.0, whole genome shotgun sequence:
tgagtttatttaacaactatTAAGTACACACTACGGACTGAACTAGTAGTTTATttgttgagatatacaatGTACAAAGATACTGTcaattcaacttgattggagccaaataaaaatattttcaacttaaaattgtcgttctatttttaagaacattttcaactcagatgagaacgtcagtATTTTCTCTGTGAGAATACGCTGAGGAAAAAGATGGATTAATGTTATTATTGAAATCTAATAGGTTGTTAGGCTTAGCATATTTGTTATATGGTCAACCAATAACAAAGTATTTGTTCAGTGAAGTGTTcaatcatttttcgtcacaaaagttTATTTAAGATCTTTCATATGTTTAAGGTACTACACATTTTTCCCCGtttaaagatacaatttgccattaatttaagaacatatattatttatatataagatataagatttaatattttcatgAATTCTTAATATTGGTTAGCATTTTTTTTCTATAAATCTACATGTAAGTTATCTAAACTAATTCCATAAAATGATATCactattatttaataattgaagGTATATCATTGTTAGTTATTAATCTTGTTTGTATATTTAGGATCGCATAGAATGAGTTACcttatatttttggttttattcGACTTACATTATGACGACCACTTGACAGCCACAGGTTTAACAAGCATACAAGTCCCTTGCCAGGCAGccactgctgctgcttcttccCCTCCTGCTCCTGATCCTGCTCCTGGCGATGTTTTCGTTGTTATTGTGGAAGGACAACGCTCACTTGGCTTGCCTTTTGTTTTGCAAACAAAGCAAAGTGGGCGGCAGGAAGGGCGGAATGGCAATGGGAGGCCATGGCGGCAGCAAGCCATAAATCAATTGGCAGCGTAGAAAAATTGCAGAAAATTACTTGATATTTACGGTCACTGAGCACACAATAGAGCCGGGCCCACCCACTTGGCGCCCTTCCGCCCTTACTTTCCGCTTTCCGCTGACAGAAAGCAACAAGTATTGCCCGGCATCCGTGACACTCGGGGACAGCGACAGGACATTTGCTGGCCATAATTACACTTGTACCTTGCATCGGGCTTGTACCACATGTCGTATTAGTAATAAGTGTCAAGGCCAAGGACGTTGTCCAGAGGGGTTAAGGGAGGTCTATCtgtgtttatattttttaatgaacGTCGAAAATGAGAACTAGGTACTTATAGATTGGAAGCGTGTTCATTATTTCTAGCTTACCAAATTGAGAGTTAAATATACTAATAAATAGACCTAATAAATCATAAGATttcatattaaatttatatatatgatGATGATTTTCCTCAATTATTGTCTCTATTCAATGTTAATATGGAACTAAaaagataatattttttattcacttaaatatttttgtattacaTCAGGGAATGTTAAAATTTGGTATGTAACACTAAGTTTGTATTTGTTACAAATATGAATCCTTGTATTCAAtatgcaaatatttattttaacaactTGATTTTTCTATTATCAATATGGTATGGTATATTAGGTAAGTTTATTGATTAGAAAATTGAGGACGTTTCGCGGTATTCAAAGGTTTAGCAATTTCTTAAAAGTATCTTACATAGAAAATATCATAGCCTACTTTTAGGCACCTTCGCTTCTTCAACTGAAACGATTCATATCCGACTTACACCTTCggaaattaaaaattctgGAGACGTTTTTCAGTTTCTTTTGGCAAGGAACCCCTCCTGAACGGCTCCCATGAACCATGATGCACTACTCTGCCAACGCTCTCCAGGAATAGCCTCCAGCTGGGAGGCAGAAAGCAAATGAAAGAGGGGTCCTGGTGGCTCTGCATGTAATTATTCTGTCATCCGAGGTGTGTCACCCAGTTGaaggagcaggaggaggaaCTTCTGGGCACCGGGGGTATTGGGAATGGGTATATGGGTATGAGAACAGGAGGGCCTCCAGTGGGATGACAAAAGACAGGCGGCCAGATGGCCTTGCCCTCTCACCCGGACCCGTTGTTTATGGCCACCCAGTGCCGTACATGTGCCGTAATTGCATTGTTGCCGTTGTAATTACAGGCAAACATGCAGttaattaaaatcattaaaatgcCTTTGCCTCTTTGcctttttgcttttttttgcctttttgaGCCACTGAGAGGTATGTAAGACAGCTGAAAGGAGGAGCGTTTTAATTTCCGTTGAGGGGAAGGATGTGCCTTTGCAAACTGGCGCCCAACTGTCACATCACCGAGTGCAAattattttggattttttCTACGTGCCTGGCACAGACTTTTGTTTGAAACTGTGTGAGGTACAAGGACGTCTGGGCACGATTTTGGGCCAAGGAATGCTTGGATTGATTTTGATTAATGCTCCGACAGTCGCAAGTCGAGCAAATAATTTTAACGCTTGCCAAAACATTCCCAAGTGACAAGCTCGTGTAAAAgtcaaatatatataatacacAGACATATGTGCCCATCAAAGACGTTTAAGGGACCATGTGTCAACTGCAGACATGGCAACCAAGTCACTTAAATTGTTAATTGTTCCTGCGGAACTTTATTTTTACACGCTCCATCAGTCATCATGCTCTGTAGGCATTTCGAATGGCACCTCATAGGAGTCGAACACCACCAGATGAACCTTTTCGAGCAGCGAAAGTCCCTTCAGTCGGGCATTCTTTTCACTCTTCAGGCAGAGGAGACCCAATTCCATGCGACACTGGGAGCAATGGAGATTCTGGAACATCTCCCCATTCGTCACTCGGATCTTGTCGTTTTGTATCATGTTAAAGGTCCTGGTCAAGAGAATATCATAGGGCGTCTCATTCACTTTGCAGGATTTGTAACTGATTATATTGCCACAAAATCGGCAGGCATAAACAACCTTAAAGCCAGACATTTGAAGTTGGGATCATTGGTTTCTTAGAtaagggaaaatttaaatttattttaataatatgttTCCTTGTATGACCTTTTGACCCTGGAATTTCTAAGGTATATAGTTCTTGGATACGTTATCTttttttccagaaatgttttaaataaataacagaaaatattttaagcatCGAATTTCTTAAACTAATTTCACAGAGAAAACAATAATAAGACATTAATTTATGGACGGgaatattaaatacaatttagaTACATAAACACATAAATTATTTCAAGCAGCTAATGAAATTTGAAAGACAATATTAAATGTTGAAACTActaaagaaatattaaaaaatatttaagtcaACCCTAATCGAGTTTCTAAACATAATTTGGCTAAGAAAAAGATTAGGCAACCATAAGTTATAAGTGGTTTTACGGTATACATGTATTTATTTGATTACCCAAAAGTTTTTCCGTATACCAGTCCTCTTCACACGCCATAAATAAGCAAACCTATTGATGGCAAATCATTTGTGCTAAGTCGAGCCATCATTAAGGACGAACAATCGAAAGGCACATAAAGCATATTTGATGCTCATTGGCAAAGTTGATTACAAATACAATGGCGTATTCATGGCCGGTCACGGCGGTGTTCTGCATCCTGAAGCCCCCCTCCAGGGTCCCTTAGATAATTAATGAGTTTAGCCCGTGTGCTgggatggtatggtatggtaaggtatggtatggtatggatGTGCCTAGAGAGAAGTGTTGCCATCATCGTCATTTGTTTGtgc
Protein-coding regions in this window:
- the LOC108008166 gene encoding uncharacterized protein; amino-acid sequence: MSGFKVVYACRFCGNIISYKSCKVNETPYDILLTRTFNMIQNDKIRVTNGEMFQNLHCSQCRMELGLLCLKSEKNARLKGLSLLEKVHLVVFDSYEVPFEMPTEHDD